Sequence from the Candidatus Eremiobacteraceae bacterium genome:
AAGGCCAGTGCGTAAATAGGGAGACCGCCTAGTACCGATAACAATGCGTTGGTAATGGAAACCGGGTTTGCACCGACGCACGCTACCATGACCAACGGTAGCCCGTACAACAACGGAAAGAGAAAGATTTGTCGCATGAAGATCTTGCGCTCTTCTGGTGATTCGAGGGATGTCGCCGCTGGAGCGGTATCGAGCACCGCTTCGCCCACGATCGGCCCAAACGCAACTAAGAGGCCAAGTCCCACTACCATAACGATGTATTGCGCCCCTAAAGGAACGTGAACCAAGCGGGCGATGACACCCGTGTCACCCCTTGTCCAAAATGGCGTTATGATGAGGTACTCGATGAACGTCGTGAGGCTGAGAACGAAAGACCATAAGAGTAAGAGATTCGGATAACTAAATCGTCGATGGTCTCGTGAATATGCCCACAAGAATAGTAGACCAGTCACGAGACTGCCCAGCGGACCAGCCGCTGCGACAAACACTTCCTGCCACGACATCGTGACCGCGTTGTATTCATTGAACACAACGATTTGCGGTGAAAGCCCAAGTGCGAGAGCCGCTAGCGCGTGACAAGCTTCATGAATGAAGGTGGTCGAGAGCATGGCTGTGGCGAATGCGAGGGCTGAGGTCAAGCCTAAAATAAGCGCGTCTTTGCTTGTGGCGGAACGTGACATCCCGGCTACTTTACATCTCAACCCTGTGCCACGCCTCTCAGATGGGCCGGCGCAACGTCGATACAGCCGGCCGTTGCGATATGGAGGATGCATGAAGAAAATTATCTTTCAGATGTCGATCTCGCTCGACGGATACTTCGAGGGACCTGACCACAATCTCGATTGGCACATCGTGGACGACGATTTCAACACCTACGCTGTGGAGACGCTCCGATCCTCAGATGTGTTGATCATGGGCCGCACCACGTACGAACTTATGGCTGGATACTGGCCCACGGTGACGGACGACGATCCCGTTGCGAAAGAGCTGAACGGAAGGCCCAAGCTCGTCTTTTCGAGGTCGTTGAAGACCGTTGACTGGAATAATTCTCGGCTTGCTTCCGGCTCGATCGCCGACGAAGTCGCACATTTGAAGAAGATTCCCGGCGATGGCCTGCTCTGGGTGGGCGGAAGCGAACTTGCGGCAGCGTTTCTCGACCAGGGCTTCATGGATGAGGTGCGATTCATCATGACACCGGTGCTGCTCGGCGCAGGGAATCCCGTCTTTGGTGACATCAAAAAGCGCCACGAGCTCAATCTTTTGTGGACGAAGAGGTTCGCGTCCGGGAACGTGGTCTTGGCATACGCGCCCACGCCGCGCTGAGAAGCGATAGAACTTCCATGTCGCTGCAAAATCGCGTTACTCCGCGCGGCGAGATCGTCGCGAGCGGTGGCCGCGGCCTCATGATGGGCAACCGCGGCATCCTGCACGACGATAACAGACGCATCGTCCGGTACTCGCAGGTCCGACGGTGGATAACGTGCCTGACAGAATACCGCGGGATACGGCGCGTCGTCATGCGACCGCACTCGTGGACCGAACTCTTTTTCCTCGACGAGGCGACGGCTTTCGCCGCCGGTCACCGGCCTTGTGCCGAATGCCGTCGACCGGACTATCGCCGGTATTGTGAACTGTGGGCGACGTGCTTCGGCGAACCTGTCGGCGCCGACATCGTCGACCGGCAACTTCACCAGGATCGGCTTGCCGGCCCGCGCACCAAACGAACGTATAAGGCGCAGCTCGCCGATCTTCCCGACGGCGCGTACATCGCCGATGTCGACCGCGCGTGGCTTCTGTGGGGCGATGCACTCTTCGCGTGGTCGCCGCTCTGGTATACAGAACGGCGCAAACGATCGGGAAATCGAGAGGTCGACGTGCTGACTCCGAGGTCCACGGTTGCTGTCTTTGCCGCGGGCTACCGGCCCGCAATCCATCCGAGCGCCGAGGAAGTTGCCCGACAATAGTTGTTTTTGCTGCCGGCCGAATAACGTGGGCGACTAGCTCGTAGAGAGCCCCGCCGGAATCCTGGACCATCCGCCAACGAGGTCCGGTCCGCCGATAACGCCAGGCGACGACGCGAGCTCATGCAGCAGTCTGTCTGGAAGTGTATCGAGGTCGCCGAGTTTCGATTGCGATAGTCCGGCGTACTCGAATTGCGGTCGCATTATTTGGAGAAGATCGACTAGCCATTTCGCCAAGTCTTTCGCATTGCCAAGGAGCATGGTCGAGGTCATTGCGGGCGCGGGCAACCCGGCCTTTTGGAAGACAGACGGAAGCGCAGGCCCCATTTCCGTGTTTGCGCCCGTTCGTAGAAACGTTTCGTGGATCAGAGACACGCTCGCGAAACACAACGGTAACTGCGAGCACCGCTTAAGAAACGCGGCCCAGGAGACTTCTTGGAAGGCGACGACCCCGCCCGGTCGCACCAAACGACAAAGCGATCGCACCACCGGAACTGGATCTTGGAGAAACATCAGGATAAAGCGGCCCACCGCAGCGTCGAACGGATCGGTGCGCGGAATCTCATTCACATCCGATTGTGTGAAGCTCACATTGCGCAAGCCTGCCTCGGCAACGCGCGCTCTTGCGCGTGCGATCGACCCGCCATCGCGTTCGATGCCGACCACGTCGCCGGTGGGTCCGACGATTCGGGAGACAAGCATGGCGACGTGCCCGGCGCCGGAGCCAAGTTCTAAAACGCGCTGGCCGTTGTCCAGGCCGGCCACGCGGAAAAACTGTTCGGTGACCGGATCGAAGCGTTCGGCCTGCCATGCGAGTCGCTCGTCTTCGGCCGGTGTGTTGCCGAGCGGGTATTCGGGCACGTCATCTGTGGACATCGCGCACACGGATACACCGGCGAGGAATGGTTGCCCTACCGATACGTGGCTGCTCTGCAATGGGCAAGCGATGCTTGCCCTACTACAGGAGCGAGTGTGCGGGGTAACGCATTGTTCGCCCCATGCTCACGGTTAGACCGACCAATTTCCCTGAAGCCAAGATCATCGTGCCGGACGTGTACGAAGACGATCGCGGGTTTTTCAAAGAGACGTATTCCAAGAAGAAATACGCCGCCATCGGCGTGACCGATGAATGGCTTCAAGACGGCGTTTCGTTGTCAGCCAAAAACGTCGTGCGGGGCATGCACCATCAACCCGGTATGGCGAAGTTGGTCAACGCGTTGGCCGGCAGCATCTACGACGTGATCGTCGACATCCGAGAAGGATCGCCCACATACAAGAAATGGCAAGGCTTCAATCTTTCCGCCGACAACCACTTGCAGCTGTACGTGCCCGATGGTTTCGCGCACGGATTCCTGGCACTGAGCGACGGCGTGGTTCTTCACTACAAGATGAGCGCTCATCACGACCCTGCCACCGAGCGCATACTGAGCTGGCGCGATCCATCGGTCGGCATCGACTGGCCGCTCACCGGAGAGCCGAGGATGTCTCGCAAAGACGCGGACGCCTAGCCGCTGAAGGCAGCTTGCTAGCCACCGCAGAAACGGCCCGGCAGCAAACGGCCGACGGTTGGTCCTAAAAGGATCGACCGCTCGCTTCTTATTTAGAGTAGGAGAGATCGCGCCGCATGGCCACCGTCCCCAAGACGACGACCGGGCTCTTCATCACACGTTCCATCGAAGCGCTGAACGTCGAGGAACACGAGGCAAGAGGGCCGGTCCTCAAGCGCGCCTTGGGTCCGTGGATGCTGATCGCCCTGGGCCTCGGCAACATGGTCGGCGCCGGCATCTTCGCGACCGTCGGCACCGGCATCCACAACTACGCCGGACCCGCGATTCTTGTTTCCTTTGCGATCTGCGCCGTCGCATCGGCCTGCGCCGGCCTGTGCTACGCCGAGTTTTCTTCGATGGTGCCGGTCGCCGGAAGTGCTTACACCTACACCTATGCGACGCTCGGCGAATTCCTGGCTTGGCTTATCGGATGGAACCTCGTCCTGGAGTACGGCATGTCTGCCGCGCCGGTCGCGACCACTTTTTCCGCCAATATCCAGATCGCGCTCAATTCGATGGGGCTTCACATGCCGCATTGGGCGAGCGGTCTGTACGACCCAGCCCACGGCACCTATTTCGACGTGATCGCGTTTCTGTGCGTCGTGGGTTTCTCGGTGCTGTTGACGCTCGGCGTCAAAGAGTCGGCCGGAACCAACTCGATCATCGTCATCGTGAAAATGGGCGTGCTCGCCTTTTTTGTCATCGTCGCCCTGCCGCATTTCGTTGGAGCCAACTTCACGCCGTTCGTGCCGCACGGCTGGTACACGCCGGGACCATCGGCTGCGTTTCCGGTGGTCGGCATCATCCCCGGCGCCTTTTACGCCTTCTTTGCGTTCATCGGGTTCGATTCGGTGACCGTCGCCGCGGAAGAAGCGAAGAATCCGCAGCGCGATGTTCCGGTCGGCGTGCTCGGGTCGCTGATCCTGGGGACAATTTTCTACACGGCAGTGGCCATTGCGTTGATCGGGCTGCAGCCGGCCTCTGCCATCAATGCTAACACCCCGTTGCCGTCGGCGCTTACCGCGGCGGGCATGGGGCAGTTCGCGTGGGTCGCCATCCTTGGCGCAGTGCTCGGCACCTCGTCCGTCGTTTTGACCGCGATCTACGGGCAGAGCCGCATCTTCATGGTGATGGCGCGTGATGGACTTCTCCCCAAAGGAGTTGCGACGATCCATCCCAAGTTCCGCACCCCCGCGCGGATGACCATGGTCATGGGAATCATCGTCGGCATCATGGCCGGGCTGTTCTCGCTCGATACCCTGCTCAGCTTCGTCAATACGGGCACGCTCAGCGCGTTTCTTCTCGTGTGTCTCGGCGTACTCGTGCTGCGCTACACGCAGCCCGGGCGGCCGCGCGGATTCAAAACGCCGTGGGTGCCGTTCATCCCAATAGTCGGAGCGCTGCTGTCCCTGGCCCTCATGGTTTGGGGAACCGATCTCTTCATCTGGATCCGCTTCGGGGCGTGGATGGTCGCCGGATTGCTCATCTACTTCTTGTACGGGTATAGCCACAGCGAGGCCCGGAAGTCGGCCCTTGCGGCGCAGAAAGCCACTCCGCCGGGGTAGCAACCCGTACTAGGGTGAGCATCGCTCACCCATTTGGGCAAGCGATGCTTGCCCTAGTACGGCTAAAATGGACGGGGCAAGCGATGCTTGCCCTAGTACGAGCGTAGAGTAAAGACGGGGCAAGCGATGCTTGCCCTAGTACGGCTAAAATGGACGGGGCAAGCGATGCTTGCCCTAGTACGAGCGAAAATAAAACGGGGCAAGCGATGCTTGCCCTAGTACGAGCGAAAATAAAACGGGGCAAGCGGAGCCGACCATAAAGGTCGGCCCCTACAAAAGTTCTCTAGGTTAGAGCGAGCGGGAGATTGCCGATGCCGAGATCGATCCGGCATCAAGCGCGACCAGATACCGCTGCACGTCGCTCACGTTGCCCTGCGCTGCTTTCGCAGTTCCGCTTAGGCGAAGGTCATCCTGGACGCGAAGATCCATCGCAACTACGCGCGCGTTCGCGCGATCGTAGTCGAAGTGCAGCGTGATATACGCTTTGCCCGTCGCATACCCGAGCGTCTCGCCCATATTCGTGACGACGGGTTCTTTCATCGGCACGCTGCCTGTGGCGACGATTGAAAAAACGCTCGTGCCGAGGATGTAGCGCGTTCCGGTGACCGAATATTTCATCTGCGGCCGAGCGGTCATACCGTATAGTTTGGTGCCGAGCTTGCCGGACCACGACGAGCCCACCGATAGCGCCGCGCCGCGATTCACCGCGCGCTCGCCGAGAAATCCCAGCGGCAATAGGAACAAGCCACCCAAGGTGCCGTGATCCCGTACGACGGTGCCGTCGCCGTTGACCAGGGTCCACCCCGTGCCGGGTTTGCTGACGGGACGGCCGGCGACGCTGGCCGTGATGGCGCCCGAGCGGTGTAGGGTAATGCCGCGGGGCGACGTCTGCCGTACGGCGATCCGCTCGCGGCCGGTGAGGGTGGTGGTTATCGCCCGCTGATCGACGGTGCGGCCCGTCGCGTCACGTCCCGAGATGCTCTGGCCGACTTCACCGTGCAAGCTGTAGTTGAAGATCTGACCGACTCGATGAGCCGATACGGCGGCCGTGGGATCGGAGGTCGAAGGGGCCACGGTCGCAGCAGAGCCGGTAAAGGGCGCGACGTCCAGATTGGCGGCAACGGGCGACCCGGTCATCAGGGTCGACATGCACACCAAGACCGGCGCAAGGGCGAATGCGATTGGCTTGTTGATCATCGATTTCTTCGGAAGGCGCGGCCGCGTCGGCGCACAAAACACGAGGGGCGGCAAAGCCGCCTGCTACTACGACTCGTTACCTAAAAACCTCAACTTTCCCTATGCGGCAGTGCCCGTGGCGGGACACGAACGGAGATGCGGTGGAGCTCGTCGTTGACGTGCGCGCTGTTGCGAAGACGTACCGAACTAAGGCGACGGAAGTTCGCGCTGTGCGCAACGCGACGTTCTCGCTGCACGCCGGCGAATTTGTGGCGCTCACGGGGCAAAGCGGATGTGGTAAGAGCACGTTGCTCAATCTGCTCGCCTGTGTCGACTCGCCGTCTTCCGGCTCTATCATCATCGAAGGTCGCGATGTGAGTGGGCTGGGAGACGACGATCTGACGCGCGTCCGCCGCGAGCGCATCGGCTACGTCTTTCAATTCTTCAATTTGATTCCGACGATGACCGTGCGCGAAAACGTCGAGCTGCCGCTGCTGCTTGCCGGCGCAGCGAGGGCAAAGGCGAACGCCGCCGTCGATGACGCGCTCGAACGAACGTCCATCGTGGATCAAGCGGCGAAGCTGCCGGCCTATCTGTCCGGCGGACAACAGCAGCGCGCTGCGATCGCGCGCGCCGTCGTCCACGCCCCAGCGCTCGTCCTGGCAGACGAGCCGACGGGCAACCTCGACTCGACGACCGGCGTCGAAATTCTCGCGCTGCTGCGCGCGTGCGCGACGCGCGGCGCAGCCGTGCTGATGGCGACGCATAGCGTCGAGGCGGCCGCAAGAGCGGATCGCCGATTGCTCATGCGCGACGGCGCGTTCGAGGCTTGATGCGCGGATTCGCCGCACTGTTCTCGGGACTCGTGTTTCGCTACGCCGCGTTGCACGCTGGCCGCGCGGCGCTGACTATTGCGAGCGTCGCGATCGGCGTCGGGTTGACCGTTGCCGTCCGGATAGCCGACGCGAGCGCGACCGAATCGTTCACCGGGTCGGCGAACACTGTCGCCGGCGGAACCGCTTTGCAGATCGTGCCGGACGCCGGCCGCATTCCCGACGACGTCCTCGCGAGCGTCCGCGTCGTCCCAGGCGTGGCGTCGGTGTCGCCGATCGTGATGGGCTCGATCGCGGTATCGGAACCTTCTGCTTGCAAATCGGCGGCTCGGTCGAAGTGTTCGACGCAAGCCGGCTTCGACTTGGTCGGCATCGATCTCGTGGCCGCCGCGGGGCTGGCAGAGTCAGGATCGGCGCCGCCGATAGATCGAAACGGGAGCGCGAAAATCTCGGCAGGCATCTTCCGGCGCGGCCGCGTCGTCTTGGGTTCTGCCTTGGCGTCGCGCTTGGGTCTAACGCTTGGCGCGCGGTTCGAAGCCGTGGCCGGCAGCCGGCCGGTGCCGCTCGTCGTGGGCGGGATCGCGGAGGATTCGATGCTGCCCGCCGGCTGGCGCGAGGTGATCTTCGCCGACATCAGCACGGCGCAAGAAACCTTTGGCCGGCACGGGCTAGACCGCATCGATGTCGTGCCGGCGCCCGGCAAGAATCCGACAGCATTGGCCGCCGATCTGCGCGCGAAAGTTCCGCCTGGACTGCGGGTGACGACACCCGACGAACGGTCTGCCGCTTTGCGCAAATTGACCGCGTCTTTTTCGTTCAACCTGCTCGCGCTCGCGGCGATCTCTCTCTTGGTCGGCGCCTTCTTGGTCTACAACGCCGTGGCGATGTCGGTCGTGCAACGGCGAGCCGAGATCGGCGTCGCGCGCGCGCTCGGCGCGTCGCGTTCGCTGATCTTCTTCGTGTTCGCTTGTGAGGGCTTGGCCGTCGGCCTCGCGGGCAGCATCGTCGGCTTATGCATTGGCAGGTTGTTGGCCGGTACAGCGCTGCACGTCGTGGGCCGTACCGTGGACGCACTGTACGTCGGCACGTCCGACACGATCATCAGTACGCCGCCCGCGATCTACTTCGAAGCGTTGGCATTCGGCGTCTTGCTCGCGCTGACCGCGGCGATCTCGCCCGCGCGTGAGGCGTCGCGCGTATCGCCGTCGACGGCCGTCCGCGTCGGCTCGTGGGAATCGGGCACGCCGCCGAACGCCGGTCCTCGATTGGTGATCGCACTATTCGCGTTTGCCGTCGCGGCGGCGTTTGTCCGTCTGCCTGCGGTGGGCGGCGAGCCCCTGTTCGGCTACGGCGCGGCCCTGCTTGTGGTTTTCGGTGGTTCGCTGCTCGGCGCACCGCTCGTCGAGTCATCCTCTCGGATCGCAGGTTCGATATCGGCGTCGTGGACGAACGCCGCTCTTCGGCTTGCGGCCGCAAATCTGCAGGGGCGCGTCCGGCGCAACGGCATCGCGGTGGCGTCGCTTGCCATCGGCGTGGCCATGACGGTCAGCGTCACGACGATGATCGCGTCGTTTCGAACGAGCGTGGTCCAATGGATCGGCCAAACCGCGCGCGGTGATCTCTACGTTCGTCCTGCAGGCGCCGTGAACGCCGACGACGCGCCGATGCCGAGCGTACTCGCGTCGCGCGTGGCGCACGTTGCGGGAGTCACGGCAGTGTCAACCGTTCGCGCGCGCTTGGCTGACATCGGCGGCCGCCTTGCGTACGTCGGCGCCATCGACGCCGACCAAGCCGCGCGCTTTGAGTCGTGGTCGATGTTGGGTCCCTCGAATACGGCCCAGACTCTTCACAGCTTGGTCGGCGCGCGGCGCGTGATCGTCTCCGAACCGTTCGCGTCGAAATTCGACGTCAGGTCCGGCGACGTGATTTTGCTTCCTGGCGCGCACGGCCCCATCGCCTTCACGGTGGCGAACGTCTTTCGCGACTATTCGAGCGAGATCGGCTACGCGTTCATGGATGCCGGGGAATACCGCGAACTGATCGGAGAGCCAGGCATCGACGGGATGGCGGTGTTCGCCGCAAAGGGCACCGACCCGGCGGTGCTGCGCGCGTCGGTCGAGCGGTCGCTTGCCGGCCAGCGCGTGGTCGTCGAATCCAGCGCCGAGCTTCGCGCGAGCGCGCTCGCGCAATTCGACCGGACCTTCGCAGTCACGTACGCGCTCGACGGCATCGTCTTGACCGTCGCTCTCTTGGGGATTGTGGCCACGCTGTCGGCGCAAGTGATCGAACGGCGTCAAGAGATCGGCGTCTTGCGCTGCATCGGCCTTTTGCGGCGCGACGTGATCACGATGGTGATCGGCGAGGCCGCGTGGCTCGGGGTCCTCGGATCGCTGCTCGGCATCGCGGCGGGCTATGCGGTCGCGTGGATTCTGGTCTTCGTCGTCAACAAGCAGGCCTTCGGGTGGACCATCGATTTCGGTCTGTCGCCGTTGAGCGATTTCCGGCTCGCGTTGGCGGTCGTCGCGACCTCCGCTGCCGCCGGATTCTTGCCGGCGGTACACGCGGCGAGCGTGCCGCCGGGCGAGGCGATTCGCGCAGAATGAATATCGTGCTTGCCGCCGCCGCCGCCGCCGCCGTCACGTGGCAGCCGGCGTTGCCCGGGTATACGTTTCACTTTCCGGCCGACTTCGGAGCGCATGAGTCGTCGCGCGACGAATGGTGGTACTACACCGGCAATCTTCGAGACGCGCGCGGGCATCGGTACGGCTTCGAGCTGACATTTTTCCGGGTGGGCATCCAACCGCACTTGGCGGGCGGTTCACCATGGGATATCGACGATCTGTACTTCGCGCATTTCGCGGCGGCCGACGCGGCGAGCGGCGCCTACTATCACGTTGACCGGACTGGGCGCGCGGCACTGCACGCGGCCGGCGCGACAACAGGCGACGAACGCGTCTGGCTGGGCAAGTGGTCGGCTCGGCGAACGGCGGCCGGCAAGCACGTGCTCCAAGCTCGGGCCGACGATTTCGCGCTTGACCTCACGCTCTCGCCACGCAAGCCGGTCGTGCTCAACGGACGCGATGGGGTGAGCCGGAAGGGCTCATGCCGCGGCTGTGCGTCGCACTACTACTCGTTCACCGATCTCACGGCGCGCGGCATGCTTTCGTTGCCTTCGGGGAACGTCGCCGTGACCGGCGGCGCGTGGAACGATCACGAATGGGGATCCGCCGCTCTCGAGCCCGGTGTGGTCGGCTGGGATTGGTTCTCGGTACAGCTCGACGACGGCCGCGAGCTGATGTTATATCTGCTTCGGCGCGCCGACGGCAGCGCGATTCCCCAGAGCAGCGGCACGTTGGTGGATGGCCAGGGTCGTGCGGTCTATCTCCCGCTCGCGAAGTTTTCCGTGGCGCCGCTTGGCGCATGGACGAGCCCGCACAGCCGGGCGCGCTACCCCGCAGGCTGGCTCGTGCGACTCCCTGCGTACCGCGCCGAACTCACCATCTCGCCGCTGCTCGCAGATCAAGAATTCGACGCCAGCCATTCGACCGGCGGTCACTATTGGGAGGGCGCCTGCTCGGTGACCGGCAGCTTTGGGGGAAAACACGTCGCCGGACAAGGTTATACGGAGCTCACGGGCTATGCTCCTAAATAGTACAATGATGCATGGTGTCCCAACGCGAAACGCGCACACGTGACGATGACGGTTTCACGCGCGGCGATTCTGCTCGCGTTGTTCGCTGCGGTCGGATGCGGCCCGCGAGCCGTCTCCACACCGACCTCCACGCCGACCCCGATCCCGTTCGCGACCGGCGACTATCCGGAGTATGGCTATGCGCCCGACCTGTCGTGG
This genomic interval carries:
- a CDS encoding M50 family metallopeptidase, which gives rise to MSRSATSKDALILGLTSALAFATAMLSTTFIHEACHALAALALGLSPQIVVFNEYNAVTMSWQEVFVAAAGPLGSLVTGLLFLWAYSRDHRRFSYPNLLLLWSFVLSLTTFIEYLIITPFWTRGDTGVIARLVHVPLGAQYIVMVVGLGLLVAFGPIVGEAVLDTAPAATSLESPEERKIFMRQIFLFPLLYGLPLVMVACVGANPVSITNALLSVLGGLPIYALAFRQTYKVYTRPPGSLIGETPRIQPLAVVLYLALTIFYL
- a CDS encoding dihydrofolate reductase family protein, translated to MKKIIFQMSISLDGYFEGPDHNLDWHIVDDDFNTYAVETLRSSDVLIMGRTTYELMAGYWPTVTDDDPVAKELNGRPKLVFSRSLKTVDWNNSRLASGSIADEVAHLKKIPGDGLLWVGGSELAAAFLDQGFMDEVRFIMTPVLLGAGNPVFGDIKKRHELNLLWTKRFASGNVVLAYAPTPR
- a CDS encoding methyltransferase domain-containing protein is translated as MSTDDVPEYPLGNTPAEDERLAWQAERFDPVTEQFFRVAGLDNGQRVLELGSGAGHVAMLVSRIVGPTGDVVGIERDGGSIARARARVAEAGLRNVSFTQSDVNEIPRTDPFDAAVGRFILMFLQDPVPVVRSLCRLVRPGGVVAFQEVSWAAFLKRCSQLPLCFASVSLIHETFLRTGANTEMGPALPSVFQKAGLPAPAMTSTMLLGNAKDLAKWLVDLLQIMRPQFEYAGLSQSKLGDLDTLPDRLLHELASSPGVIGGPDLVGGWSRIPAGLSTS
- the rfbC gene encoding dTDP-4-dehydrorhamnose 3,5-epimerase — its product is MLTVRPTNFPEAKIIVPDVYEDDRGFFKETYSKKKYAAIGVTDEWLQDGVSLSAKNVVRGMHHQPGMAKLVNALAGSIYDVIVDIREGSPTYKKWQGFNLSADNHLQLYVPDGFAHGFLALSDGVVLHYKMSAHHDPATERILSWRDPSVGIDWPLTGEPRMSRKDADA
- a CDS encoding amino acid permease: MATVPKTTTGLFITRSIEALNVEEHEARGPVLKRALGPWMLIALGLGNMVGAGIFATVGTGIHNYAGPAILVSFAICAVASACAGLCYAEFSSMVPVAGSAYTYTYATLGEFLAWLIGWNLVLEYGMSAAPVATTFSANIQIALNSMGLHMPHWASGLYDPAHGTYFDVIAFLCVVGFSVLLTLGVKESAGTNSIIVIVKMGVLAFFVIVALPHFVGANFTPFVPHGWYTPGPSAAFPVVGIIPGAFYAFFAFIGFDSVTVAAEEAKNPQRDVPVGVLGSLILGTIFYTAVAIALIGLQPASAINANTPLPSALTAAGMGQFAWVAILGAVLGTSSVVLTAIYGQSRIFMVMARDGLLPKGVATIHPKFRTPARMTMVMGIIVGIMAGLFSLDTLLSFVNTGTLSAFLLVCLGVLVLRYTQPGRPRGFKTPWVPFIPIVGALLSLALMVWGTDLFIWIRFGAWMVAGLLIYFLYGYSHSEARKSALAAQKATPPG
- a CDS encoding ABC transporter ATP-binding protein; the encoded protein is MELVVDVRAVAKTYRTKATEVRAVRNATFSLHAGEFVALTGQSGCGKSTLLNLLACVDSPSSGSIIIEGRDVSGLGDDDLTRVRRERIGYVFQFFNLIPTMTVRENVELPLLLAGAARAKANAAVDDALERTSIVDQAAKLPAYLSGGQQQRAAIARAVVHAPALVLADEPTGNLDSTTGVEILALLRACATRGAAVLMATHSVEAAARADRRLLMRDGAFEA
- a CDS encoding FtsX-like permease family protein: MRGFAALFSGLVFRYAALHAGRAALTIASVAIGVGLTVAVRIADASATESFTGSANTVAGGTALQIVPDAGRIPDDVLASVRVVPGVASVSPIVMGSIAVSEPSACKSAARSKCSTQAGFDLVGIDLVAAAGLAESGSAPPIDRNGSAKISAGIFRRGRVVLGSALASRLGLTLGARFEAVAGSRPVPLVVGGIAEDSMLPAGWREVIFADISTAQETFGRHGLDRIDVVPAPGKNPTALAADLRAKVPPGLRVTTPDERSAALRKLTASFSFNLLALAAISLLVGAFLVYNAVAMSVVQRRAEIGVARALGASRSLIFFVFACEGLAVGLAGSIVGLCIGRLLAGTALHVVGRTVDALYVGTSDTIISTPPAIYFEALAFGVLLALTAAISPAREASRVSPSTAVRVGSWESGTPPNAGPRLVIALFAFAVAAAFVRLPAVGGEPLFGYGAALLVVFGGSLLGAPLVESSSRIAGSISASWTNAALRLAAANLQGRVRRNGIAVASLAIGVAMTVSVTTMIASFRTSVVQWIGQTARGDLYVRPAGAVNADDAPMPSVLASRVAHVAGVTAVSTVRARLADIGGRLAYVGAIDADQAARFESWSMLGPSNTAQTLHSLVGARRVIVSEPFASKFDVRSGDVILLPGAHGPIAFTVANVFRDYSSEIGYAFMDAGEYRELIGEPGIDGMAVFAAKGTDPAVLRASVERSLAGQRVVVESSAELRASALAQFDRTFAVTYALDGIVLTVALLGIVATLSAQVIERRQEIGVLRCIGLLRRDVITMVIGEAAWLGVLGSLLGIAAGYAVAWILVFVVNKQAFGWTIDFGLSPLSDFRLALAVVATSAAAGFLPAVHAASVPPGEAIRAE
- a CDS encoding lipocalin-like domain-containing protein, which encodes MNIVLAAAAAAAVTWQPALPGYTFHFPADFGAHESSRDEWWYYTGNLRDARGHRYGFELTFFRVGIQPHLAGGSPWDIDDLYFAHFAAADAASGAYYHVDRTGRAALHAAGATTGDERVWLGKWSARRTAAGKHVLQARADDFALDLTLSPRKPVVLNGRDGVSRKGSCRGCASHYYSFTDLTARGMLSLPSGNVAVTGGAWNDHEWGSAALEPGVVGWDWFSVQLDDGRELMLYLLRRADGSAIPQSSGTLVDGQGRAVYLPLAKFSVAPLGAWTSPHSRARYPAGWLVRLPAYRAELTISPLLADQEFDASHSTGGHYWEGACSVTGSFGGKHVAGQGYTELTGYAPK